One genomic window of Limnothrix sp. FACHB-406 includes the following:
- a CDS encoding amino acid permease, with amino-acid sequence MSQSSRFAFKLPRTLGSIETWSFGFSGLLLWLGTAPAMNAALGLGSLWVWIPGAVIGTLLNLQVRQLGIHDQDRSGGTPNYATQLLHKFPFLARYSAIGYWLGWVSVPPMNAIILTDLIQVSLEPLGVDCPVTAFRILFTLLPYIVTFSNSRTVGILHAFFVIPAISCLLVFCLQGFSWLSFSPQSPGLFAPIPFNLDFTDWAKWFFVAIYAVYGCETASSFVADSRKPRRTLDCLVAAAIALPIVYVLGSWLLARLAISPRLGDSAYLHLMAAAGPFWGSLTPGLVTFLIASGCLLSSATAVSNCPRVLYQLAQDRHLPALFSVVSPRGVLEPGLLFTLGVSLLCLAWGNVSRVVMVTGTGYLSAMMGIHLGLWLQRKRPEVLWPRWSLLFLVMEAIVFVVGGLAWGWQDWLIGLLLPMAVGVAAQGVGNCPIALCQPAWWSHRYRPRPINIQRDWVVFQVTVLILLLCGAVSIGWFARAGLDRFSFGSHGAVFSIVLITVAFLGVAIACWTSLSQMAAMTEARDRLERTLSELQRTQLQLVQSEKMSSLGQLVAGIAHEINNPVNFIYGNLEHVRTYAQDLLRLLQLYAKYYPEPVAEIQEEQEAIELDFLEEDLTKILASMKVGSDRIREIVLSLRNFSRLDEAELKAVDLHEGIDSTITILKHRLKAKANRPAIDILREYGNLPPIECYPGQFNQVIMNILSNAIDALEEATANRDYQDLQVHRQWIRIRTRIQEIELPSTNSTGSSLSDGKSSTRSKWLVVGIADNGPGIPLDIQRRIFDPFFTTKPIGKGTGMGMSISYQIVVEKHQGRLECFSQVGEGTEFLIQIPLNLGAKCKS; translated from the coding sequence ATGTCTCAGTCCTCCCGGTTTGCATTTAAATTGCCCCGCACTTTGGGTTCCATTGAAACTTGGAGTTTTGGTTTCAGCGGTTTGTTGCTTTGGCTGGGAACCGCACCGGCAATGAATGCGGCTTTGGGTCTTGGCTCCCTGTGGGTTTGGATTCCGGGAGCCGTGATTGGCACTTTGCTGAATTTGCAGGTCAGACAGCTTGGGATCCATGACCAAGATCGATCGGGCGGAACGCCAAACTATGCCACTCAGTTACTCCATAAGTTCCCATTTTTAGCCCGCTACAGCGCGATCGGCTATTGGTTGGGTTGGGTCTCGGTTCCGCCCATGAATGCCATCATTTTGACTGACCTAATTCAGGTCAGCTTGGAACCGCTGGGGGTGGATTGTCCAGTCACCGCTTTTCGCATTTTATTCACCCTGCTGCCTTATATTGTCACCTTCAGCAACTCCCGAACCGTCGGAATTTTACATGCCTTTTTTGTCATTCCTGCTATTAGCTGCTTATTAGTTTTTTGCCTTCAAGGCTTTAGTTGGTTGAGCTTTTCGCCTCAAAGTCCAGGGCTGTTTGCACCGATTCCTTTCAACTTGGATTTCACGGATTGGGCCAAGTGGTTTTTTGTGGCCATTTATGCGGTCTATGGCTGTGAAACGGCTTCCTCTTTTGTGGCTGACAGTCGCAAACCGCGCCGCACTCTGGATTGCTTGGTGGCCGCTGCGATCGCGCTACCCATTGTTTATGTCCTGGGGTCGTGGTTGTTGGCGCGGTTGGCTATTTCTCCCCGGCTAGGTGACAGCGCCTATTTGCACCTAATGGCGGCGGCGGGGCCGTTTTGGGGCAGCCTCACGCCCGGGCTGGTGACGTTTTTGATTGCTTCCGGTTGCCTGCTCAGTTCCGCCACGGCCGTTTCCAACTGCCCCCGGGTGCTTTACCAGTTAGCCCAAGACCGCCATCTCCCGGCCCTGTTTTCGGTGGTTTCGCCGCGCGGAGTTTTGGAGCCGGGCCTGTTGTTCACCTTGGGGGTGAGTTTGCTCTGTTTGGCTTGGGGCAATGTGTCGCGGGTGGTGATGGTTACCGGGACGGGTTACCTCAGCGCCATGATGGGCATCCATTTGGGGCTGTGGCTGCAACGGAAACGCCCGGAAGTGCTCTGGCCCCGATGGTCGCTGCTGTTTTTGGTCATGGAGGCGATCGTGTTTGTGGTGGGTGGCTTGGCTTGGGGCTGGCAAGATTGGCTGATTGGCTTGCTGTTGCCCATGGCGGTCGGCGTGGCGGCCCAGGGGGTGGGAAATTGCCCGATCGCCCTCTGCCAGCCGGCCTGGTGGAGTCACCGCTACCGCCCAAGGCCCATCAACATCCAACGCGATTGGGTGGTGTTTCAGGTCACGGTGCTGATTCTGCTGCTTTGTGGCGCGGTCAGCATTGGTTGGTTCGCGCGGGCTGGGTTGGATCGATTTTCCTTCGGCAGCCACGGAGCCGTGTTCAGCATTGTGTTAATTACGGTGGCGTTTTTGGGGGTGGCGATCGCCTGTTGGACGAGCCTGTCCCAAATGGCCGCCATGACAGAAGCCCGCGATCGACTGGAACGCACTCTGAGTGAATTACAAAGAACCCAATTGCAACTGGTGCAGTCCGAAAAAATGTCCAGTTTGGGTCAATTAGTGGCGGGGATTGCCCATGAAATTAATAACCCGGTGAACTTTATCTACGGCAACCTGGAGCATGTACGTACCTACGCTCAGGATTTGTTGAGACTATTGCAGTTATACGCGAAGTACTATCCCGAGCCAGTCGCAGAAATTCAGGAGGAACAAGAGGCGATCGAACTGGATTTTTTAGAGGAAGATTTGACGAAAATTTTGGCTTCCATGAAGGTAGGGAGCGATCGCATTCGAGAGATTGTGTTATCACTGCGCAATTTTTCACGGTTGGATGAGGCGGAATTAAAGGCCGTAGATTTGCACGAAGGCATTGACAGCACAATCACAATCCTTAAGCACCGTTTAAAAGCCAAGGCCAATCGCCCCGCGATCGATATCCTTCGCGAATATGGCAACCTGCCCCCGATCGAGTGCTATCCCGGCCAATTCAATCAAGTGATCATGAACATTCTGAGCAATGCCATTGATGCCCTTGAAGAAGCCACCGCTAACCGCGATTATCAAGACTTGCAAGTCCATCGTCAGTGGATTCGGATTCGGACTCGAATTCAAGAAATAGAACTGCCCTCTACCAATTCCACCGGATCTTCGCTGAGTGATGGCAAATCCAGCACCCGATCTAAATGGCTAGTGGTAGGCATTGCTGATAATGGCCCCGGCATTCCCCTAGACATCCAAAGGCGCATTTTTGACCCCTTTTTCACCACCAAGCCGATCGGGAAAGGAACCGGGATGGGCATGTCCATCAGTTACCAAATTGTTGTGGAAAAACACCAGGGCAGACTGGAATGCTTTTCGCAGGTGGGTGAAGGAACTGAGTTTTTGATTCAAATTCCCCTCAACCTAGGAGCCAAATGTAAATCCTAG
- a CDS encoding histone deacetylase, which translates to MLNEQTPNTEVRAEGRTEAGAEAQPVTAGPIDNGTVTIVYSDEFLLHDTGWGHPERPDRLRAIVAALQTAPFADRLRWHSPQLVPASDAPIDPLTQALRRAHEPDYINHVRLLANRGGGQLEVDTPISARSYEVARLAVQAWLDGMDEAIATGQPVFVAARPPGHHALRHRGMGFCLFANAAIAALTALEAGQAQRVAIVDWDVHHGNGTEAIVRDHPQIAYCSIHQSPAYPGTGRPGAADQDHQLLNLPVPPGADGSTYQALVEAQLLPFLRNFDPDLLIISAGYDANRDDPLAQIHLQPEDYGWLTRSLLGISRRMVLGLEGGYDLNSLARSVYETILACLSS; encoded by the coding sequence ATGCTGAATGAGCAAACCCCAAATACTGAGGTTCGGGCCGAGGGGCGCACAGAAGCAGGCGCGGAGGCACAACCGGTGACAGCAGGGCCGATCGACAATGGGACGGTCACGATCGTGTACAGCGATGAGTTTTTGCTGCATGACACGGGCTGGGGCCACCCGGAACGGCCTGATCGCCTGAGGGCAATTGTGGCGGCCTTGCAAACGGCTCCCTTTGCCGATCGGCTCCGTTGGCACAGTCCCCAGTTAGTGCCCGCCAGCGATGCTCCGATCGACCCGCTCACCCAAGCCCTGCGCCGGGCCCACGAACCGGACTATATCAATCACGTGCGATTGCTGGCCAATCGGGGGGGTGGGCAACTGGAGGTTGACACGCCCATTTCTGCCCGGAGCTACGAGGTGGCTCGCTTGGCTGTGCAGGCTTGGTTGGACGGCATGGACGAGGCGATCGCAACGGGACAGCCCGTGTTTGTGGCGGCGCGACCACCGGGCCACCATGCCCTGCGCCATCGGGGGATGGGGTTTTGCTTGTTTGCGAATGCGGCGATCGCGGCCTTGACGGCCCTGGAGGCGGGCCAGGCACAGCGAGTGGCGATCGTGGATTGGGATGTGCATCACGGCAACGGCACTGAGGCGATCGTGCGGGATCATCCCCAAATTGCCTACTGTTCCATTCACCAATCACCGGCCTATCCGGGCACGGGTCGCCCCGGAGCTGCCGATCAAGATCATCAACTGTTGAATTTGCCCGTGCCTCCGGGAGCCGACGGCAGCACCTATCAGGCCTTGGTTGAGGCGCAATTGTTGCCGTTCTTGCGGAACTTTGATCCCGATTTGTTGATCATTAGCGCGGGGTACGATGCCAATCGAGACGATCCGTTGGCACAAATTCATCTCCAACCGGAGGATTATGGATGGCTGACGCGATCGCTCCTGGGCATTAGCCGCCGAATGGTGCTGGGGTTGGAGGGTGGCTACGATCTCAACAGTCTGGCGCGATCGGTCTATGAAACGATCCTGGCCTGTCTCTCGTCCTAA
- a CDS encoding DUF6679 family protein: protein MLHRKIYQLCCDGQEVCIFLRDQQRWIERAQILDIEGDLVTLRYETEEDDETCAWEEMVRLESIGSVTRKLASVSRRSVLDLPVAEECPEAEQIRNHSDKKDADK from the coding sequence ATGCTACACCGCAAGATTTATCAGCTCTGCTGTGACGGACAGGAAGTGTGCATATTCCTGCGCGATCAGCAGCGCTGGATCGAGCGCGCACAAATCCTTGACATTGAAGGCGACCTCGTGACCCTGCGCTACGAAACCGAAGAGGACGACGAAACCTGTGCTTGGGAAGAAATGGTGCGCCTCGAAAGTATCGGTTCGGTGACGCGCAAGCTTGCTTCGGTGTCTCGGCGCAGTGTCTTAGATCTGCCCGTAGCGGAAGAATGCCCGGAAGCGGAGCAAATTCGCAATCACTCGGATAAGAAGGACGCGGATAAGTAG
- a CDS encoding DUF697 domain-containing protein, which produces MALPLSKSLTDKPLWLLGAGVAGVWLALEVLNQALHGLGSWLPAGAVAVGAGLWLTRRRSLPVAPVTEPSTLDRAAAERAITRAQGLLNLVAAELPTFAAQDWQTQLDRLTQDLDRSRLALAILGAPAVGKSALVNSLGTAALAIDYQELPSLFVGGETQDPITLDLALQADRALFVTAGDITETEYETLEWLLAHEQAPIVVFNKADRYLPADRDTVLTTIQHRLHGQLAPTAIIPTAAAPAAIKVRKHAADGTVREFLEQPEPDLGALVTGLQNTLMAEGDRWRWRTTLRRTQQMTQQWQTTLKADRRDRAIGAIEQSQWIAAATAFANPLPGLDLLATAAINGQLVMDLGQIYQQRFSLDRAQAIAQTLGEVMLKLGLVELGSQAIATALKTSALTYLAGGAIQGLSAAYLTRVAGLSLVELFQAHVEAEWAGQPEGENWLSPDRLSTILRRVFEQTRQSTIIQTLIDQGRDRLFPNAATSAAPN; this is translated from the coding sequence ATGGCGCTGCCCCTCTCCAAATCCCTGACTGATAAACCCCTTTGGCTGCTGGGTGCGGGGGTTGCCGGGGTGTGGTTGGCGCTGGAGGTGCTGAACCAAGCGCTCCATGGGCTGGGCAGTTGGCTGCCGGCCGGAGCCGTGGCCGTGGGCGCGGGCCTGTGGTTAACGCGACGACGATCGCTCCCGGTGGCCCCGGTGACAGAGCCGAGCACCCTCGATCGAGCTGCTGCGGAACGGGCGATCACGCGGGCCCAAGGCCTACTGAATTTGGTGGCGGCAGAACTACCCACTTTTGCGGCTCAAGATTGGCAAACCCAACTCGATCGCCTGACCCAAGATTTAGATCGATCGCGCCTGGCCCTGGCGATTTTGGGGGCCCCCGCCGTTGGTAAATCAGCGTTGGTCAACAGCTTGGGCACGGCGGCCCTGGCAATCGACTACCAAGAACTGCCCAGCCTGTTTGTGGGGGGCGAAACCCAAGATCCGATCACGCTGGACTTGGCCCTCCAGGCCGATCGGGCCCTGTTTGTGACAGCGGGCGACATTACCGAAACGGAATACGAAACTTTGGAATGGCTGTTGGCTCACGAGCAGGCCCCAATCGTGGTCTTCAACAAGGCCGATCGCTACCTGCCCGCCGATCGCGACACCGTGTTAACCACGATTCAACATCGGCTCCATGGGCAACTAGCCCCCACCGCCATCATCCCCACCGCCGCCGCGCCAGCCGCGATCAAAGTCCGGAAACATGCGGCCGATGGCACGGTGCGAGAATTCTTGGAGCAGCCGGAGCCGGACTTGGGAGCCTTGGTCACCGGCTTGCAAAACACGCTCATGGCAGAGGGAGATCGCTGGCGGTGGCGCACCACCCTGCGGCGAACTCAGCAAATGACGCAGCAGTGGCAAACCACCCTCAAAGCCGATCGACGCGATCGCGCCATCGGAGCGATCGAGCAAAGTCAATGGATTGCCGCTGCCACGGCCTTTGCCAATCCGTTGCCCGGCCTGGACTTGCTGGCTACGGCGGCGATTAATGGTCAATTGGTGATGGACTTGGGCCAGATCTATCAGCAACGGTTTTCCCTCGATCGGGCCCAGGCGATCGCCCAAACCCTCGGGGAAGTCATGCTCAAGCTCGGGTTGGTGGAACTGGGCAGCCAGGCGATCGCCACCGCCCTCAAAACCAGCGCCCTCACCTACCTGGCCGGCGGCGCAATTCAGGGTCTCAGTGCGGCCTACCTAACCCGAGTGGCGGGTCTGAGCCTGGTGGAACTGTTCCAAGCCCATGTGGAAGCGGAATGGGCCGGCCAACCGGAGGGCGAAAACTGGCTCAGTCCCGATCGCCTGAGCACCATTCTGCGGCGCGTCTTCGAGCAAACCCGCCAAAGCACCATCATCCAAACCCTGATCGACCAAGGGCGCGATCGACTGTTTCCCAATGCTGCAACCAGCGCTGCTCCCAACTAA
- a CDS encoding ComF family protein: MAKSWVSQSIEALSDLVWQRSCELCDRPAKHQGLCLACDRRLLASQLPLEQRWGRLPSALVSSAPLFLAWGLYDGSLKRAIAALKYEGHPKLAATLGRDLGRLWLEPGTDRAMATPWQQLDRAAPWVIPIPLHEARLQKRGFNQAELLAKHFCDVTGHRLIPNGLQRIRDTQAQFGLGQGDRAANVQGAFALGPGLGQQRPRSVILLDDIYTSGATVQAASNSLRAGGWTVAAVVVVARSAQRPAPGTHPPTRSAPTRPKRRDS, translated from the coding sequence GTGGCGAAATCTTGGGTGAGCCAATCAATCGAAGCCCTGTCGGATTTGGTTTGGCAGCGATCCTGTGAGCTATGCGATCGCCCGGCCAAGCATCAAGGCCTCTGCCTCGCCTGCGATCGTCGCCTGCTCGCCAGTCAACTGCCCCTTGAGCAACGGTGGGGCCGCTTGCCCTCTGCCCTTGTTTCGTCGGCTCCCCTGTTCTTGGCTTGGGGGCTTTATGACGGTTCCCTAAAACGGGCGATCGCGGCCCTGAAATACGAAGGTCATCCCAAGCTGGCCGCAACCTTGGGCCGGGATTTGGGTCGTCTGTGGTTGGAACCAGGAACCGATCGGGCAATGGCAACCCCTTGGCAACAGCTCGATCGAGCGGCCCCTTGGGTGATCCCGATTCCGCTCCATGAAGCTCGACTGCAAAAACGCGGCTTTAATCAGGCGGAATTGTTGGCCAAGCACTTTTGTGATGTAACCGGCCATCGTCTGATCCCCAATGGCCTGCAACGGATTCGGGATACCCAAGCGCAATTTGGCTTAGGCCAGGGCGATCGGGCAGCCAATGTGCAGGGGGCCTTTGCCTTGGGGCCGGGTTTGGGGCAACAACGCCCCCGATCGGTGATTTTGCTGGATGATATCTACACCTCCGGGGCCACGGTTCAAGCGGCCAGCAACAGCCTGCGGGCGGGCGGCTGGACGGTGGCAGCGGTGGTGGTGGTGGCCCGATCGGCCCAGCGTCCCGCTCCCGGAACCCACCCACCGACCCGATCGGCCCCAACGCGCCCGAAACGTAGAGATTCTTAA
- a CDS encoding photosystem II S4 domain protein produces the protein MLPRETLLKRATHRETIARAIDLADQSLKTWEPAVSDFLSPPEIADIQTVFSGLAEVVFMPWGGYPQAERQRVAFARSELPLITDAIEVAALEIAGNFLFDPATHRDFLGALLGTGLVRDKVGDLLVQGERGAQALVAPEVVEFLELNLTQVRSVPVKTRAIPLSELKVREPKKKEMTTVEASLRLDAIASAGFGISRSKMAEAISGGDVRVNWKDITSPSHLLKSGDLVVLAGKGRLSIGEIATTKKDRYRVQLTRFV, from the coding sequence GTGCTACCTCGCGAAACCCTGCTGAAACGTGCAACCCACCGAGAAACGATCGCCCGGGCGATCGACCTGGCAGACCAGAGCCTAAAAACCTGGGAACCGGCCGTGAGCGATTTTCTGTCGCCGCCGGAAATTGCCGATATCCAAACCGTCTTCAGTGGCTTGGCGGAAGTGGTGTTCATGCCTTGGGGGGGCTATCCCCAAGCGGAACGGCAGCGGGTGGCCTTTGCCCGATCGGAACTGCCGCTGATCACAGACGCGATCGAGGTGGCGGCCTTGGAAATTGCTGGGAATTTTTTGTTTGACCCGGCCACCCATCGGGACTTTTTGGGGGCCCTGTTGGGGACGGGGCTGGTGCGCGACAAGGTGGGCGATTTGTTGGTGCAGGGGGAACGCGGGGCCCAAGCCCTGGTTGCGCCGGAGGTGGTGGAATTTTTGGAGCTGAACCTCACCCAAGTGCGATCAGTACCGGTGAAAACCCGCGCCATTCCCCTCAGTGAACTGAAGGTTCGTGAACCCAAGAAAAAGGAAATGACGACGGTGGAGGCTTCTTTGCGCCTAGACGCGATCGCCTCCGCCGGGTTTGGCATCTCCCGCAGCAAAATGGCGGAAGCAATTTCCGGGGGCGATGTGCGGGTGAACTGGAAAGACATCACCAGCCCCAGCCATTTGCTGAAATCGGGGGATTTGGTGGTGTTGGCGGGCAAGGGCCGCCTCTCGATCGGGGAAATTGCCACCACCAAGAAAGATCGCTATCGGGTGCAGCTCACGCGATTTGTTTAG